A window of Pseudomonadota bacterium contains these coding sequences:
- a CDS encoding BON domain-containing protein, with protein sequence DELVSRQGASMRLRILSALLIASLLATGCAASPPPPSPSPSVAPVTIPQIDAAHVTSVQVRLKGDLELASEQIAVTAQGDTVVLSGTVGTADERQRAESLARSVKGVEKVDNRIEVRPAQ encoded by the coding sequence TCGATGAGCTCGTCTCGCGGCAAGGAGCGTCCATGCGTCTTCGAATCCTCTCTGCCCTTCTGATCGCATCGCTGCTGGCCACCGGCTGCGCGGCCAGCCCGCCGCCTCCGTCGCCGTCGCCGTCGGTGGCACCGGTCACCATTCCCCAGATCGACGCGGCCCATGTCACGTCGGTGCAGGTCCGCCTGAAGGGCGACCTCGAGCTCGCCAGCGAGCAGATTGCCGTTACCGCCCAGGGCGACACCGTCGTGCTGAGCGGAACGGTCGGCACCGCAGACGAGAGGCAGCGCGCCGAGTCATTGGCCCGCTCGGTGAAGGGCGTGGAGAAGGTCGACAATCGCATCGAGGTGCGACCAGCGCAGTAG